In a single window of the Rhodamnia argentea isolate NSW1041297 chromosome 2, ASM2092103v1, whole genome shotgun sequence genome:
- the LOC115739252 gene encoding uncharacterized protein LOC115739252 — protein MGGCFSQDLEDDSVRPARAARVISISGELHEYSVPIRVSQVLESESSSSSSSSSGFVCNSDSLYYEEFIPVLANEDELVQNQIYFVLPKSKLQHRLTTSDMAALAVKASVAMQKASKKGGGRRRRKTQIAPVLVVNQRAISDYSEFNEHEVKRYGNRIEKAAPALSRSGSVRKLQRQSSRRLKTAVRSFRIRLSTIEEAGID, from the coding sequence ATGGGCGGGTGCTTCTCGCAGGACCTGGAAGACGACTCAGTGCGGCCGGCACGGGCGGCCCGGGTGATCTCCATCAGCGGCGAGCTGCACGAGTACAGCGTCCCGATCAGAGTCTCGCAGGTCCTCGAATCCGagagctcctcctcctcgtcttcttcttcgggcTTCGTCTGCAACTCCGACTCGCTGTATTACGAGGAGTTCATCCCGGTCCTGGCCAACGAGGACGAGCTCGTGCAGAATCAGATCTACTTCGTGCTCCCCAAGTCGAAGCTCCAGCACCGCCTGACGACCTCGGACATGGCGGCCCTTGCCGTGAAGGCGAGCGTCGCGATGCAGAAGGCTTCGAAGAAAGGCGGGGGCCGGCGGCGGAGGAAGACGCAGATCGCGCCCGTTCTGGTCGTTAATCAGAGAGCCATTTCGGACTACAGCGAGTTCAACGAGCACGAGGTCAAGAGGTACGGCAACAGGATCGAGAAGGCAGCTCCGGCGTTGTCCAGGTCCGGATCGGTCAGGAAATTGCAGAGGCAATCTTCACGGAGGTTGAAGACGGCGGTTCGTTCGTTTAGAATTAGGCTGAGCACAATCGAGGAAGCGGGTATAGATTAA